GCGCTCCCGCTCCAGGTCGTTGGAGTCCATGACCAGCTCGGGGATCTCGTCGCGCTCGCCGAACGCGCCCCCCTGGCGGAGCAGGTGGTCGGTCAGCGTCGTCTTGCCGTGGTCGACGTGGGCGATAATGGCGATGTTGATGATCTTCTTCACCTAACCATTATAGCAGATGCTATAATATCGGCCTAATGTCAGCAAGGAGGTAGGTCATGGCAGAACAAGAGATCAAGATCTCGATCAGCGACGAAGTGGCGGGGGGCGGCTACAGCAACCTGGCGGTGATCTCGCACAACGAGAACGAGTTCATCATGGACTTTATTTTCGCGCATCCGCCCACCGGCAAGGTCAACGCCCGGATCATCATGTCCCCGGCCCACGCCAAGCGGTTCCTGCGGGCGATCCAGGAGAACGTCAACATGTACGAAAAATTCTTCAAGCCGATCAAAGAGGCGCCGGAGCCGCCGAAGTTCGGCCTGGAGTTTTCCAAGAATTAACGAAAGGCGGGTCCATTCATGGGCGAGCAAGTCAGCAAAGAGAACCTGAAAAAGATGGAGGAGAAGCTGGAGGCGCTGAAGCAGCGCCGGGGGGTCATCTCCAAGACGATCGGCGAAGCGCGCGACGGCGGCGACCTGAAGGAGAACTCCGCTTACCACGCGGCCAAGGACGAGCAGGGGCTTAACGAGATGCGGATCCGCGAGCTGGAGGCGAAGATCTCGAGCGTCACGGTGGTCGACCCCAGGGACCTGCCGAAAAGCGACGCGGTGCGGGTCGGTTCCACGGTTCGGATCAAGGCGCTCGATACCGGCAAGGAGTGCGCCTACCAGATCGTTCCCGAGATCGAGGCCGACGTGCTGGAAGACAAGATCTCGACCGATTCCCCGATCGGCGGCGCGCTGATCGGCGCGAAAAAAGGCGAGGTCGTCGAGGTCGAAGTGCCGCGGGGCAAGGTCAAGTACCAGGTCCTATCCGTGCTATAATCCCAACCGAGGTGAGAAACATGGATAAATTCCGCTCAGTGAAAATTGGTTTGGCGGTGATCGCGGTAATAGTTTCGGCGGCGTGCTTCTACGGCTGCAGTCAAAACACCGGTTCCGGCGACGCGACCGGCATTCAGTCGATCGATTTCTATACGGTGGGCGCCAGTACGACCCCCGTTTTCCGCCCGAGCGTTGCGGCGGCGGCCGCCGGGGGCTGGGGGAGCGGCAACACCATGTATGCGCTTTATTACACGCTCCGGGAATATGTTAATAGCCGGGACACCGGGGTCATCGACCGGGCGAACCTTTACCGCCTCCTTTATGACGTCGAGTCGCTCTTCAGCGCGATGACCGGCCAGGTCGTACCCCTTGCGGCGCCCAAGGTGATCAAACCGCCGTTCGATTTCGGCAACAACGTTACCTACTCGGCCGCCGTTAATAATGAAACGGAGAAGATGGCCGCCGCCATGACGCAGGAAGGGAGCGTCACGAAAGGGATCGTCACCTGGATCTGGACCGACGGCACCGACGGGCACCAGGAATACGGCGTGCTGGAGGCCGTGATGGACCAGTCGACCAAGGACCTCACCGTCGATTTCGTCTTCAGCGTCGATTACACCCCGGCGGACACGCTTTGCGACTATAACAACCGGACCAGGATCTCCGGCAACGCTACGACCCACACTTTCCAATTCGTCCAGACGATCGGCGGTTCCAGCGAAAGCGGCCCGCTGACCCAACTGGTCGGCAAAGGGATCTCGCGCGGAGCGGGGAATTCTTTCCTCTTCAAGGCGCAGAACCGCAACAGCGACGGGTTCAGCTCGCCGCGTTATCTGGTGTTAAGCGCCGAGGCGACCGAGGCGACGTTACAGAACTTTAACGTTTCCGCCGAAGCGTACAGCGACCCGGCCGCTTTGCCGGCGAGCGTTGCCGATTACCAGGCCTATGTCAGCGCCACGCCGTTCTGGGCTTTTGCCGACCTGATGGTCGATCTGGCGGCGCTGAATGCCGGGACCGCCAAAGCCGGCACGATCTATTTGAATTATTAGGCCGCCAGGCAGCGGTTCGCTTTAGGGCGAGTACCGTTAGTTGCATCCCCAAGCGATATCGGGTAGAGTAAGCCCTATGCTGAAACCGGACCTCAATGTCGCCTTTGTCGGCAATTATCTCCCGCGCATTTGCGGGATCGCCACTTTTACCACCGACCTGTGCGAGGCGACCGCCAAGCTTCTTTCGCCCCGGTCGAACGTTTTTGCGCTGGCCGTCAACGACACGGCCAAAGGTTACGCTTATCCGCGCCGGGTGGAATTCACTCTGCAAAAGAACCTGCAGAGCGATTATTACGAAGCGGCCAATTTTATCAACGCCAGCAACGCCGACGTGGTCTGCGTCCAGCACGAGTACGGGATCTACGGCGGCTGGGACGGCATTTACATCCTCTCCCTGATAGCCAGCCTCAGCGTCCCGGTGGTGGTGGTACTGCACACCGTGCTGAAAAATCCGACCCCTAACCAGAAAAAGATCGTCCAGGAGATGGCCCAGCGAGCCAGCCAGCTGATCGTCATGAGCGACCTGGCCGTCACGTTATTACAAGAGGTTTATGCCGTCCCGGCCGGGAAGATCAGGATGCTTTACCACGGCACGCCCGATTTTACCGCTCTCGACAACAGCCGCTACAAAAAACGGTTCCAGGTGGAAGGGAACCAGACGCTGCTGACTTTTGGCCTGCTCAGTCCGAACAAGGGGATCGAGGTGGTCATTAATGCCCTCCCGGCACTGGTCCGGGAATTTCCCAAATTGATCTATGTCGTGCTGGGGAAAACCCATCCCAACGTCCTGAAGGAATACGGCGAAAAATACCGGGCCGGCCTGATCGCGCTGGTCGACAAGCTGGGGCTGCAGGAACACGTGATCTTTGACGACCGCTTTGTCAGCCTGGAAGAACTTTATGCCTGGTTGATGGCGGCGGATATCTATATTACCCCTTATTTGAACGAGGCGCAGATCGTCAGCGGAACGTTGTCCTACGCGGTCGGGGCGGGGACCGCCATCATCTCCACCCCTTACTGGCACGCCAAAGAGCTGCTCGCCGAAGGCCGGGGGCGGTTGATCGATTTTGGGGACAGCGGCGCGCTGGCCGCTACCCTGCGCGACCTGCTGTCGGACAAGGCCAAGCTCAAATCGCTGCGCGCCAAAACCTATAAATTCGGGCGGCAGATGCGCTGGGAGGTGGTGGCGGCCCAGTACCTGGAGCTGTTCCGGCATTCGGCGGCGGCCGCGGCCAAAAGATCGCTGTCGCTCAAAACGCCCGCCCTGCTGCTGCGCGAACCGGCCTTTGACCTGCTGCACCTGCAGCGGTTGACCGACGACACCGGCTTGATCCAGCATGCCAAGTATATCGTCCCCGACCGGCATACCGGTTACTGCCTGGACGATAATTCCCGCGCCCTGATGCTCTGCGCCTGGGCGGTTTTCCTGCTGCAAAGCGGCGAAGCCAGGGCGCTGATCCCCACCTATTTCAGCTTCACCCATTTTATGCAAAACAAGGACGGACGTTTCCGCAATTTTATCGATTACCAGCGCCGCTTTCTGGACGATAACGGTTCGGACGACGCGGCCGGCCGGGCGCTTTGGGCGCTCGGTTATATCATCTGGCGACCGCCGCACAACGCCTACCGCTCCCTGGCTTTTGAATGTTTTCAAAAGGCTTTGCCCCACATCCGTGGCCTGAACCTGCGCGGCAAAGCGTTGGCCATGCTCGGCTTGGCCGCTTACCTGCGCTGCTACCAGGGGGACGAAAGCGTTGCCGCCCTGCTGCGCGAGTGCGCCGACTATTTATTGGACTTGTACAAAAAGGTTTCCAAAGACGACTGGCGCTGGTTCGAAGAGATCGTTTGTTACGATAACGGGATCATGCCGATGGCGCTTTTCCAGACCTATTCCCTGCTCCGTGAGGAAAAATATTTGCAAGTCGCCAAAGAGACGCTGGAGTTTTTAGAAAAAATGACCAGCAATAACGGCCGGCTCTCGATCGTCGGCAGCCGCGGCTGGTATAAGCGGGGCGGCGAGCGGGCGCAGTACGACCAGCAGCCGATCGACGCGGCCGCCATGGTCCTGGCTTATCAATCGGCTTACCGGGTTACCCGGGAAAAAGAGTACCTGAAAAAGATGCGCTCGGCGTTCGGCTGGTTCCTCGGCGATAACGACATGGGGATGTCGCTCTACGATTACGAGACCAAAGGGTGCGCCGACGGTTTGCTGCCGGAAGGGGTCAGCTTGAACCAGGGCGGGGAGAGCACCGTCTCTTTTCTCATGGCGCTGCTGGCGATGATCGAAGAGTATGAGATCGAAGGGGCGGCTTAGCGCAGTTTCGCGAGCAATTCGTCCACCGGAATGCTGGCCACGTGCGACTCCGAATCGGAAATGGCGTAAGGGACGATCAATTCGCCGTTCAGGATGATCGAACCGCAGCTGTAGACCACGTTCGGCACATAGCCGGCGCGTTCTTCTTCCCGCGGCGCCAGCAGCGGCTCGGCCAGCCGCCCGCTGATCTTCGTCGGATCGTTCAAATCTAACAGCAAAACTCCGATGCAGTATTTGCGCATCGGCCCCACGCCGTGCGTCAGCAGGATCCACCCTTTTTTGGTTTCCAGCGGCGAACCGCAATTGCCGATCTGCACCAGCTCCCAGGGATTTTCCGGCGCTGCGATCTTGACCCCTTCGTACCAGAAATGGATATTATCGGAATAGCTCAGGTAAAGGCTTTCTCCGTCGGTCCGGGTGATCATGGCGTACCGGCCGTTGATCCGGCGCGGGAAGAGGGCCATCCCCTTGTTGCGCGCCAGGGGCCCGTTCAGGGTCGAGATCTTAAAGCGATGGAAATCTTTCGTTTCGATCAATTGCGGCAGTATCTCGCGGCCGTTATAAGCGGTATAGGTCGCGTAGTAAGTGACGCTGCCGTCGTCGTCCACAAAACGGACGAAGCGCGCGTCTTCCACCCCGTTGCTTTCGTTCTGCGACACGGGGAAGATCACCCGTTCCGAGATCAGCTGGCCGTGCGGAAAAAATACCTCGTAATTCGATTCCGCCAGCCACTTGATGTGGCTGATGGTGTCGGCCATGTCGGCGGGAGTAAAGGCCCCGCTGTCCCGGACGCCGTTGATCGCCCGGCCGATCTCTTCCAGCGTGAAACTGGCCGGCAGGTGCTGGTAGATCGCCTTGGCCACTTCGCTGAACTGGCCCATTTCCTCCAGTTTGGCTTTAAAAAGCTCCCGGTCGTAAGTTGAGTTTAAAACGACCTCGGGCGTGCCCAAAAACGGGCTGATCGGTTCCAGGAAGATCGAGTTATCCT
This window of the Candidatus Margulisiibacteriota bacterium genome carries:
- a CDS encoding DUF3467 domain-containing protein, producing the protein MAEQEIKISISDEVAGGGYSNLAVISHNENEFIMDFIFAHPPTGKVNARIIMSPAHAKRFLRAIQENVNMYEKFFKPIKEAPEPPKFGLEFSKN
- the greA gene encoding transcription elongation factor GreA; translated protein: MGEQVSKENLKKMEEKLEALKQRRGVISKTIGEARDGGDLKENSAYHAAKDEQGLNEMRIRELEAKISSVTVVDPRDLPKSDAVRVGSTVRIKALDTGKECAYQIVPEIEADVLEDKISTDSPIGGALIGAKKGEVVEVEVPRGKVKYQVLSVL
- a CDS encoding glycoside hydrolase family 130 protein encodes the protein MAKEQKTPFGKNAEVLIANKQLGKPALNDPVILSRLFKRITNKTLKNIRPDQRRVITRPFRPGSETHIKNMVSRILALDEPKVKCLLKKTLDEFAHRHKDIQAVLLSNYQRVAGYIPEPAALSEERKLLLGSCFTMEYSIESAALFNPSVVIYPKQNQMKKGQTRVIFSFRATGEGHISSIVFRSAIIDQDNSIFLEPISPFLGTPEVVLNSTYDRELFKAKLEEMGQFSEVAKAIYQHLPASFTLEEIGRAINGVRDSGAFTPADMADTISHIKWLAESNYEVFFPHGQLISERVIFPVSQNESNGVEDARFVRFVDDDGSVTYYATYTAYNGREILPQLIETKDFHRFKISTLNGPLARNKGMALFPRRINGRYAMITRTDGESLYLSYSDNIHFWYEGVKIAAPENPWELVQIGNCGSPLETKKGWILLTHGVGPMRKYCIGVLLLDLNDPTKISGRLAEPLLAPREEERAGYVPNVVYSCGSIILNGELIVPYAISDSESHVASIPVDELLAKLR
- a CDS encoding glycosyltransferase; protein product: MLKPDLNVAFVGNYLPRICGIATFTTDLCEATAKLLSPRSNVFALAVNDTAKGYAYPRRVEFTLQKNLQSDYYEAANFINASNADVVCVQHEYGIYGGWDGIYILSLIASLSVPVVVVLHTVLKNPTPNQKKIVQEMAQRASQLIVMSDLAVTLLQEVYAVPAGKIRMLYHGTPDFTALDNSRYKKRFQVEGNQTLLTFGLLSPNKGIEVVINALPALVREFPKLIYVVLGKTHPNVLKEYGEKYRAGLIALVDKLGLQEHVIFDDRFVSLEELYAWLMAADIYITPYLNEAQIVSGTLSYAVGAGTAIISTPYWHAKELLAEGRGRLIDFGDSGALAATLRDLLSDKAKLKSLRAKTYKFGRQMRWEVVAAQYLELFRHSAAAAAKRSLSLKTPALLLREPAFDLLHLQRLTDDTGLIQHAKYIVPDRHTGYCLDDNSRALMLCAWAVFLLQSGEARALIPTYFSFTHFMQNKDGRFRNFIDYQRRFLDDNGSDDAAGRALWALGYIIWRPPHNAYRSLAFECFQKALPHIRGLNLRGKALAMLGLAAYLRCYQGDESVAALLRECADYLLDLYKKVSKDDWRWFEEIVCYDNGIMPMALFQTYSLLREEKYLQVAKETLEFLEKMTSNNGRLSIVGSRGWYKRGGERAQYDQQPIDAAAMVLAYQSAYRVTREKEYLKKMRSAFGWFLGDNDMGMSLYDYETKGCADGLLPEGVSLNQGGESTVSFLMALLAMIEEYEIEGAA